From the Alteromonas sp. CI.11.F.A3 genome, the window AAGACTTTGGTGATTCGGGTGTAGGTATAAACGCGAGTATTACCCGCGACGGCGGGTATCGAGACGAAGAAAGCGTGGATCAAGAAAAGGTTAACCTTCGCCACCGCTACGAAGTTGATAACCTAAAGGTAACCAGTGGGCTGACGTACACTCATTTAGATCAAGAAACCGCCGGTTACATTACTGGGTTTGAAAGCTATAAAGATGAAGATATCGCCCAAGGTAACGACAACCCTGAAGCCTTTCGAAAAGCGAAAAGTTTGCGAGTGTGGAGCAAAGTAGATGTAGCATTAAGCGGCGCGAACGCACTATCAGTTACACCTTATTTTCGCGACCAAAGCATGGAATTTCGCATGCATTTTTTACCCGGTACACCGCTTGAAGAAAACGAGCAAGAAGGCTTTGGTGTACTTTCCCAATATCATCATGTGGTGAACAATACGCTAAGCATTGACGCAGGATTAGACGCCGAATATACCCAAGGCAGCTTGGTACAATCCCAAGATAGCGAAACTGTGGGCTCTGCTTTTCTAGTGGAAACCGTGCCTGTAGGGCTTCATTACGACTATCAAGTAGACGCCACCCTGTATGCACCATTTATTGCGCTAAATTGGCAACAAGCAGCGTGGGCGGTTTCATTGGGTGGGCGGTATGAGTATATGGATTACGATTACACCAACAACATGATATCGGGTCGTACTCGTGATGATGGCACTGAATGTGGCTTTGGTGGCTGTCGATACGCAAGGCCTGAAAGTGGTACTAACGACTACAGTAATTTTAGCCCTAAACTCTCGGTTAGTTTTCAAAGTAGCGATGCAACACTATGGTATGCGGGGTTATCTCGAGGCTACCGTGCCCCTCAGGCGACTGAGCTTTACAGGCTTCAGCGCAGTCAACAAATTGCCGACTTAGACTCTGTCACCGCCACCAATGTAGAAGTAGGTGTTAAAGGGCAGTATAAAGCCTTTAGCTATGTAGTGTCTGCTTATAGCTTAACCAAAGACAATGTGATTTATCGTGATAGTGATTTTTTCAATGTAAGCAATGGTGAAACCTGGCACAGAGGGGTAGAGCTAACCCTAAACTATCAAATTAGCCAAGGGTTTGATGTCGCGTTTGCAGGCAGCTATGCCAAACATACGTATGAGCACAGTGAGCTTTTGGGCGAAGTCGATATTAAGGGCAACGATATTGATACTGCGCCAAATCTTACTTTCAATGCTCGCGTAGGGTACAGCTTTACGCAAAACACCCGGGCTGAAATTGAATGGCAGCATGTTGATGAATACTATACCGATGCTGAAAACCTGAACGAGTACGAAGGTCATGATTTATTGAATCTACGCGCCTCTTGGGCAATGTCGCCAAAAATCTCAGTGTACGCAAGAGTGAATAACTTGCTCGATACCGCCTATGCTGAGCGGGCGGATTACACAACCTTTACCGCAGATAGGTACTTTCCAGGGCGGCCAAGAAACGTAATGTTTAGCGTTGATTATCAGTATTAGTTAAAAGCATTATCTACTTCGGTACAAAAAGCGGTAGCGTGTATTTCACGGTTACCGTTTTTTTGCCTTTTTTATCGTACGCCCTGCTAGAAACAACCTGTCAGGCTTGCGAGAAAATGCGTTCAGGCGTACTGTTAACCCCATATATGCAGCGAATACCTTTAGTCGTGCCAGGTATATCATTTCAATAATCGTAGATTATGAAAGATGAGATACGTGGAATGATTAAATTATAGGTAAACCCATGCAAAAAATAGTTGTTGTCGGTGGTGGCGCTGGAGGTCTTGAACTTGTAAGCCGCTTAAGCCGCACCCTCGGGAGAAAGAACGAAGCAGAAATAACCCTAGTTGATAGAAGTCGCACCCACATTTGGAAGCCCTTGCTTCACGAAGTGGCTGCAGGCGTTATAGACAAGCACTCAGATGGCGTTGATTACGCTATTCATGCTGCCGCTCATCACTACCGCTTTCAGTTAGGGAGTATGTGTGCCATTGATGCAGAGGCCAAAACTATCACTCTC encodes:
- a CDS encoding TonB-dependent receptor, with translation MSSTFRLFLHSLSTVTVVSFSSHAAAQIPEGANTAKSIESIERVVTTGSRIANSTSNSGYVVSSVSSDNISFVSPSHIQEVLNFIAGAGVQRGNGQEYLPALRSPVLTGAGACGGILAAEDNIPLRAAGFCNINELFEAHGEMAERIEVLKGPASPLYGSNAIHGVINVITPDVTQDTALYGIDYGSYGYSRLKLRQGKDFGDSGVGINASITRDGGYRDEESVDQEKVNLRHRYEVDNLKVTSGLTYTHLDQETAGYITGFESYKDEDIAQGNDNPEAFRKAKSLRVWSKVDVALSGANALSVTPYFRDQSMEFRMHFLPGTPLEENEQEGFGVLSQYHHVVNNTLSIDAGLDAEYTQGSLVQSQDSETVGSAFLVETVPVGLHYDYQVDATLYAPFIALNWQQAAWAVSLGGRYEYMDYDYTNNMISGRTRDDGTECGFGGCRYARPESGTNDYSNFSPKLSVSFQSSDATLWYAGLSRGYRAPQATELYRLQRSQQIADLDSVTATNVEVGVKGQYKAFSYVVSAYSLTKDNVIYRDSDFFNVSNGETWHRGVELTLNYQISQGFDVAFAGSYAKHTYEHSELLGEVDIKGNDIDTAPNLTFNARVGYSFTQNTRAEIEWQHVDEYYTDAENLNEYEGHDLLNLRASWAMSPKISVYARVNNLLDTAYAERADYTTFTADRYFPGRPRNVMFSVDYQY